tatttagccatctaaacaagaaaattaaaaaaaatattaaatttatatattaacaaaataaatgtaattgttttattattttcaactgtgatattatgaaaacaaaaacaaatgataaaaaataaaaaaaaaatatttaaaagaaagtaattaattaattatatattatatgttattcaagaaaaagaaaagtgtaataataaaataaatgttttatgtgTAGGAATtgaattcttaagaaaatataatttaaaatattacaaaaattatggaaaaataaagcttttttgaaaaaggacaaagaaatagaaaaaaaaactaaataaaaattgtatatgaaaTGCCTTCAagtttgaaaaacataaaagaaaaattaataaaaaaaattaattatttacaaagtaaaaatttaaataaacataaaacttatattaaatgcaagcattaaaattgttaacaacaaagaaaaactattaaaaattgttataattaaaaaagaaaggaAGAAACACGAAAACGtagtatatacaaacatacatatttaactatttaactaatattttttttaaataattaattaactactatagttttatattaacattattaaaatcaaaagaaaCATTATGATAATGTTATAAAACAAGCTTCAAATGTTTCATTTaatgttgtttatttagttAGAATGTCTCGAGTTTTGGAGCTTTTAAGCTCAAGCGACTGATCAAAGATCTCTGTaaagctttatataaaattcatttaaatgcgatagaaaagaaaagttgtaGTTCAGACTATGTCAGTCAAATATAGAAtaactatctatagtccagactatagactatctatagtccagactatagactatctatagtccagactaaagactatctatagttcagactatagactatctatagtccggactagagactatctatagttcagactagagactatctataatccagactatagactatctatagtccagtctatagactatttatagtccagactatagactatctatagtccagtctatagactatctatagtccagactatagactatttacaGTCCAGTcgatagactatctatagttgCGACTAAAGACttaatatagtccagactatagactatctctAATccagactgtctatagtccagactatagacagtctatagtccagactatagacagtctatagtccagactataggatgtctatagcccagactataggatgtctatagcccagactatagactgtctatagcccagactatagactatctatagtccagactatagactgtctatagtccagactatagactgtctatagtccagactatagactgtctatagtccagactatagactgtctatagtccagactatagactgtctatagtccagactatagactgtctatagtccagactatagactgtctatagtccagactatagactatctacagtccagactatagactatctatagtccagagtatagactatctatagtccagactatagactatctatagtccagactatagactatttatagtccagtctatagactatctctagtccagactatagactatttttagtccagactatagactatctatagtccagactatagactatctgtagtccagactatagactatctatagtccagactatagactatctatagtccagattatggactatctatagtccagactatagactaaatatagtccagattatagactatctatagtccagaccatagactatctatagtccagactatagactatctataattcagactatagactatctataattcagactatagactatctatagtccagactatagactatctctATCTGTAGTGCAGACTGTAAACTTACcgtagtctagaatatagactatatacagtctagactatagaataattatagtccaaactatagattatttATAGTCCATACTCTAGCCTATCTGTAGTCCAGACACTAGACTATTTATTGTCCAGACCACAACATTAGTTTGTGCAATAAATACATCAatgctttatattttatatgagaTGTGCTTTCGTTTAGACTGTAAAAGCTTCTCTAAGAGGAGCTTTTAATATAAcagcttatattttttttcaaagggaaatctaatttttaactaaataaacaacacattttatgcattaaaattaacaaaactttaaatgtaaaattaaaactttattttaagcgatttaaacaaaaaacaaaaacaaacattctctcttacaattttttttgtaaaaattacaaaaaaataaataaatttaagtaaataaaagaaacaaaaataattttgaaaaataaacaataattttaagatcaatttaaatttaaagaaaagtgaaaaattcttaaaataaaacaaaaaaaccatttttttttctacaactgCATCTGTGGATGACAAagcttttgaaaagcttttcttagaggcaaaaaaaaattggtgaaAGGGAATTCAATTCAATTGAATGTGTTTGCTAAAAAATCTGGTTATTTAAACAACTAACTTATGTTGAAcactgtatttttattaaaatttattttgtttctgttttttctttaattttttattgttttttattattttgtggttttttgctgcttttattaaaaaaagttctacTTGTaactaatttcttaaaaaactgtAGTTTTTGATAACTGACCCAATAAAATAAGTATTTCGACCAATTAACTTGTATTTAACATCATTGAAAAGGTAAACTTTTAATCTATTGTAGTTTAAAGCACAGTGgtgaaaataagaagaaaattaaaataaacttaattttttagttaaacttaTAGAAAAGCTTATAATTACATATAAAGCTTAAAGTTGCACGACCatatagaataaaaacaaaGCTTTGACtagaaagctttaaaaactTACATAAATTAAACCTTATTAGCTTTACATAACAAGCTTGAGCTTTTAAAGCTTAATAATGGAAAACTTTAAGAATTTcctcaaaaataacaaacagcTTTTTGAACTTTTAATCATAAAGCGTTAATAAAACTTTCTATTATTCTCCACTGtgctttcaaaataattttatctaaaattttatgtaaaaaaaacttttcaacaaaACTGAAACTAATTCTAAACTTTTTACTCTATTCTTTCgctccaacaacaacaacaacaacaacagtgaagcatgttaataaaaaatcgaaACATCGACAGTCATTGTACTCGATTGAATTTGGACCGAGTTTGGATACCATAAGAAGTCGAGCCGATACAATACTCGATTATGGTGACGATCAAATGCATGAACGTGGTGGCGGCTTAGAGGGCGATAATGGTGAATTAAGTCCGAAACCTATGACACCACGTCGTGTTAAAAGGCGTTCGGTTATGCACAGGGGCAGTAATAGTCGTCAATCAACAGCCAGTAGACGTAGTTCAAGCCATAGCAGTCATAAAAACACCTTAAGGGGTGAGAGTAGAggtagtggtggtggtggtggcgaGGGATCAGGAGGAGCCGGCTCTACGGGCACTCATTCGAGAAGTAGTACCAGAAGTTCCCGACGTAAATATCATCAAAATCCTGTTACTAAACTATTggatcaacaacaacaacagcaatccACCATGCACATACATGGTCATCATCCTAAACAGCCAGTTCAGCAATTTGGCTCATTTCATCATAAGGATTCCACCCCCGCATTGACTGTATCCAATTTGCAATCTTTAAACCAGGAGatacataataatattaatgcTGTTTCCTCTTCTATAAATGGTGGTGGCGGCATTGGCAGTCTTACCAAAACCAATAACAATCATTATCAATCTTTTCGCAAGAATATACCACCAGATCCCATCTACTATAATACCAATGCCCAGACTGCTTatctgcagcaacaacaatggcAGCAATTGCAGCAACAGACACCCTCTCCCATACCAACACTAGATGAGCCACAATCTCCCACTTTGACCTTAACCCCCTCACTGGGTGGGGGTCACTACAATCCCACCTATCAGCATTCCACCACTAATCTAAATGATGGTGAACATGTAGATGAATTGTATAACAATCGTCCACCCTCGGTGAGGTCAAGCTATTCTAATTTCCATGGTGCCAGACCCATGTCTTCATATCTTTCTTCCACTAATAACACAGAAAATGTATTTGTCAATTTGGTGGCCAGTAATACAGCACAAAATTCAGCTACTCAACATCCCCATCCACCACCTTCACCAGCCACCTCTTCATTTcaccaacagcagcaacaacaattgccACATGAATCACCTTCAACTCCGCCACTCTATCAGCAACATCCTTTGCATCAACAATCATTAAGTCAACACAATCTACCACCACCACCCCCCTTGCCAGATCCACCTTATACCGCATCTCAACCACAGCCAATACCGTTTCATAAACGTACCGCTTCTCGGGAAAGTATACGTTCGATGGCTTTTCTTAATAGCGGCCCACCAGCGTATAATCTTAATTATCATACACCACCAGATTCAGAGACAACGATGTAATAAGTAGGAAGAGAGAAAATATCGAATGAAACGAACCACCTTGCATCACCACTTGGAACACCGTCCATTATGCCTTTAGTAGCCTTAGTTTTAAAAGAGAAAGAAGATTtgatttacaattaatttttcctaaaatgtAACTCTGTTTGAAGAccgttaaaattttcttatttctaaaatgttttgactatatatcagtctaaaGTTAGAACTGTAGATCAGTtcgtagtcttaactatagatcagtctatagtaacGATTAAAGATCAATCAATAGTCTCGAGTATAGATCAAttaatagtctcgactatagatcagtctatagtctcgactatagatcagtctatagtctcgactatagatcagtctatagtcttgactatagatcagtctatagtcatgactattgatcagcctatagtcttgaatctatatcagcctatagtcttgactatagatcagcctatagtcttgactatagatcagcctatagtcttgactatagatcagcctatagtcttgactacagatcagcctgtagacttgactatagatcagtctatagtcttgactatagaccggtCTATAGTCCtaacaatagatcagtctatagtcttgacgatagatcagtctatagtcttgacgatagatcagtctatagtcttgactatagatcagtctatctttagtcttgtctatagttcagtcaatagtcttgactacattaatatatagacttgacttcaTGCAACTATGTTCAAAAACCGTTATcattctatagacttgactatagaacagtgtatagttttgactatagatcagtctatagttttgaatatagatcagtctatagtcttgactatagaccggtCTATAGTCCTagcaatagatcagtctatagtcttgacgatagatcagtctatagtcttgacgatagatcagtctatagtcttgactataggtctgtctttagtcttgtctatagatcagtcaatagtcttgactacattaatctatagacttgacttcaTGCAACTATGTTCAAAAACCGttatcattctatagtcttgactatagatcagtctatagtcttgactatagatcagtctatagtctttactatatagATTAGAGTTTAGTCAAAGCTATAGTCTTGGCAATGAATCAGTCTGAAGGCATTTACTTTATGCAATcccaattaattttaaaataataacagagTTACATTTATTACGCAAAATCTCTCTCTTTCTCCTTCGAAGCAGGCTaccataaacatttaattaaatcaagCCTTCCCAAATAGCTTTaagtttgtatttataaatacaattaatatGGAAAAAgcttaaacatataaaaattaaaattttagtttaaaactataaatatttatatcgaATAGATTAACTAATTtagtattaatttaaatgaagttTACAACAAGAAAACTATAgcataaatattgcatttgcatttttttattttaaagtaatatctaattaaaaaattatacataattaagaaaaattaataaaaaatagaattatttaaaaaagacttacaaatatttgttgaaataataatgatttaaacgattttgtagttttttttttaaattaatgttcatttaatttttttagacatAACattcttttttcaattaaaaaccaATTTTACCAAAGTACTTTTGTAAATATTGatagaattttatttctttaacaatgattttaaattattattaataatattgagaaattatattatattttaaaaatctatgtaattgtgttaaataaattaagaattaaaaacattgcttccaaaataataaaagaaattatgttTCAATTGTAGTACTATTACTCAACCAAAAGCACCTTACTTTGCTATTACtacttaaaaagtacttttacaaCATATTCTTTTACATGGGTTTCCTGTTTATTGAAAGCTTTTACTGCAGACAAGAAccaaaaactgtatataatgtTATTGAGCTTAACGTAACTTGGTTAACAgttatgtttgtttattaaaagcttttattgtaGCCACGAACCTATAACAACTCTACACATATTTTCAACTGCTAAGATTAGAGTTTTACAGCTAATTTTAGGttgataggtagatagatagatagatagatagatatttttgtatgaaataaaagtgatcacatattacgcatgtttttgctgtaactgttatagttttcgagaaaaacacacttatatgttttcactcaaaatttcgCGTTTtggatcacagatttcgcttgtttttgctctatctcttatagttttcgaaaaaaaaaacagaccttaatgttttcactcaaaatatcggtttttggtatgaaataaaagtgatcacagatttcgcttgtttttgctgtatctcttatagttttcgagaaaatcggacttttatgttttcactcaaaatatcggtttttggtatgaaataaaagtgatcacagatttcacttgtttttgctgtatctcttatagttttcgagaaaaacagacttttatgttttcactcaaaatatcggtttttggtatgagtttttgaaaaaaacggacttttacgttctcactcaaaatatcggtttttggtatgaaataaaagtgatcacagattttgcttggttttgctgtatctcttatagttttcgagaaaaacggacttttatgtattCGCTCAAAATATCAgtattttggtatgaaataaaagtgatcacagatttcgcttgtttctgctctatctcttatacttttcgagaaaaacggacttttatgttttcggtTTTTGGTgtgagtttttgaaaaaaacggactttcatgtttttactcaaaatattggtttttgatatgaaataaaagtgatcacagatttcgcttgtttttgctgtatctcttatagttttcgagaaaagcggacttttatgttttcactcaaaatatcggttttggatatgaaataaaagtgatcacagatttcgcttgtttttgctgtatctcttatagttttcgagaaaagcggacttttatgttttcactcaaaatatcggtttttggtatgaaaataTCAgtattttggtatgaaataaaagtgattttgctgtatcttttatagttttcaagaaaaacggacttttatgttttcactcaaaatatggtatgaaataaaagtgatcacagatttcgcttgtttttgctgtatctcttatagttttcgaagaAAACCGActattatgttttcactcaaaatatcggtttttggtatgagtttttgaaaaaaacggactttcatgtttttactcaaaatattggtttttgatatgaaataaaagtgatcacagatttcgcttgtttttgctgtatctcttatagttttcgagaaaaacggacttttatgttttcactcaaaatatcggcttttggtatgaaataaaagtgatcacggatttcgcttgtttttgctgtatctcttatagttttcgagaaaaatggacttttatgtttttactcaaaatatcggtgtttgttatgaaataaaagtgatcacagatttcgcttgtttttgctgtatctcttatagttttcgagaaaaacgcttCGCTTGTTTCTGctgtatctctaatagttttcgagaaaaacggactttaatgttttcacttaaaatatcggtttttggtatgagtttttgaaaaaaacggaCTTTCATGTTTTTACTCAATATATCGgcttttggtatgaaataatagtgatcacagatttcgctcgtttttgctgtatctcttatagtattttggtatgaaataaaaaaaagtttttgaaaaaaacggaGTTTTAAGttctcactcaaaatatcggtttttggtatgaaataaaagtgatcacagatttctcttatttttgctgtatcttttatagttttcgagaaaagcgaacttttatattttcactcaaaatatcggtttttggtatgaaagtgatcacagatttcgcttttatgttttcactcaaaatatcggtttttgatatgaaataaaagtgatcacagatttcgcttgtttctgctgtatctcttatagttttcgagaaaaacggacttttatgttttcgtttaaaatattggtttttgttgtacaataaatgtaataaaagttAAGTTTATGCTGGGTTGTAAAGCTTACCTTTTTGGCAGTCCTTCAAAATGAACGATTAGAAAACCTTTTCTAACATTTGCCTTCTTGTCTTTCTAAATCATTAACccgtttttgttttaaaataaacaaaatgcttATACTGCTCATTTTTCACTTCCAATCATTAGACAAAAGTAGCTTCCTCTTTTATCTCTGCCAACACTTACTCGGCTAGTATTTAACTCGTTTTGAGTGCTTTTCTGGTTGGTTTTCTTTCAAAAggacttttattgtttttttttctttttttggccAACtgccaaaaaaaactaaaattgtttgcattttttttatataaaaagaataacattttatgttttccgAAGAGTATGTGTGTTTATGTGAGCAAGTGTGAATGCTGttgattaaagtttttttccttttttacagAGGAATTTCAACGGTATTATGAGTTAGTGATGAAGTTTGTAACGAATAGTAATTCAATTATACACAACTCAATTGAATCAACGATGACCTTCAGTCTGTCTACTTCAATTGGAATCTACACAAAATCATATCGAAGTAGGGTCTTTAATGTTCGGGCATGACtgacttttattttctaaataaagcggcttaaaaacctaaaatagcaacaactacgacaatcaaaacaaaaagtCTAACGAAAACTCAAAACTTTAGTAACATTTTGGGAAATGATGTGGAAAATGTAAATGACATGGAGTAAAAAAACAACACCCTGCCCCCTGCTccttaaactaaacaaaatttttcgaaaaagaaACTGTTACAATGTAAAGCAGTAAAATAGAATttcaaaatctatttaataCCTTTAAGCAACAAAATATGTTACGCTCTTTAGTTGACTTAAACCAGAGGGTGTACTGTTTATGTACTTTCCGCCAGCGTATTGGATTGAGGAGTTATACTGATGATAAGGAATTTTGCCAGGCAATTGTGTTAATGGCTGGATATTAGAGAGagggaaaatttattttatgttcatatatccttaaaagttttaaaaggttaatattttgttttgttttttttttttttgaggtaaGATGACATAGACTTTTCATCGCTTATTGATTAATAAACTACTTGAGGTTTTAGAAAAGAGTGCAaggaattttatattaacatttaaagGAGTTCTCTTCATGATCTAAAGTCTCCTTTTCTAATTAAGAAAAGgagactttaattaaaaaaagaactcaTTTTGTGTTTCAACACATTACATGAACAACTGAAAAAAAACTGTAACTTCCTCAAATTCCCTTCCCTATAAAACAAGTACACGTTCTTTCGTGCCCGATTATTCCCAAATGCAAAGATGGAAATCTGGGAGAGTAATTCGTTTAATGCTCTCTTACAATCCATATTCTTATGTGTTCACTATACAACAATGTTGTATAGTGTTGGCGGCAATTGGCCAGTAGTTTGCTTTAAATTAAGAAACCTTTCCAAAACATTTCCTACTTATATATGGCACCTTTTGTATtggttttatattaaactttttgtagACATAAGATCAGCAGACTATTagtaaagtaaaaattacaCTCTTATTAGAGCCCAGTTGTCATAGTAAGGCTAGGGACCACTGCTGTGTTTACGGTTTACTTACGTAGCGTTCGGCACCGATGGGCTTTGTTGATCATTGTCCTGTAAGTGGTTTAGTCGGGAATCTTGTACTTAGTCCAGAAAATACGATTCAATATACTTGAGAGTTGTGAACAAAACTAAGTAATTATTCAgcaaaaagtaagtacttacaacTAGTTCCAATATCAATTGCATATTTCCCGTGGATCCAAGGGGGAAGTTGGGAAACGGgggttagttacttagttagttagttagttagtgagttagtgagttagtgagttagtgagttagttagttagttagttatttggttagttagttatttagttagttagtgagttagttagttagttacttagttatttagttagttagttagttagttagttagttagttagttagttagttatttagttagttagttatttagttagttagttagtgacttagtttgttagttagttagttagttagttagttagttagttagtgaattagttagttatttagttagttatttagttagttagttagttagttagttacatagttagttagttagttacatagttagttagttagttagttagtgagttaggtagttagttagatagttagttatttagtgagttagttatttagttagttagttagttagttagttagttagttagttaattagttagttagttagttatttagttagataatttgttactttgttagtttgttagtttgttagttagttagttagttagttagttagttagttagttagttagttaggtagttagttagttagtgagttagtgagttagttagttagtttgttagtttgttagtttgttagtttgttagtttgttagtttgttagtttgttagtttgttagtttgtaagtttgttagtttgtaagtttgttagttagtttgtaagtttgttagttagttagttagttagttagttagttagttagttagttagtaagtgagtgagttagttagttagttagttagttagttagttagttagttagttagttagttagttagttagttagttagtaagtgagtgagttagttagttagttagttagttagttattgagtgagtgagtgagttagttggttagtgagttagttagttggttagtgagttagtgagttagttagttagttacttagttatttagttagttatttagttagttagttagttagttagttagttagttagttagttagttagttagttatttagttagttagttatttagttatttagttagttatttagttagttagttagttagttacttagttagttatttagttagttatttagttagttagttagttacttagttagttagttatttagttagttagttagttagttagttagatagatagatagatagatagatagatagatagatagatagatagatagatagatagatagatagatagatagatagatagatagatagatagatagatagatagaaagatagatagatagatagatagatagatagatagatagatagatagatagatagatagatagatagatagatagatagatagatagatagatagatagatagatagatagatagacagatagatagatagatagatagatagatagatagatagatagatagatagatagatagatagatagatagatagatagatagatagatagatagatagatagatagatagatagatagatagatagatagttagatagttagatagttagatagttagttagttagttagttagttagttagttagttagttagttagttagttagttagttagttagttagttagttagttagttagttagttagttagttatttatttagttagttatttagttggttagttagttagttagttagttagttagttatttagttggttagttagttagttcgtttgttagttcgttagttcttTTATTTGTAGGAATCGAAGTTACGACATCCAAAGTTAAACCGAACACTTCGTACCACTGAGAAAAGGAGATTCATAAATCAGTCTCCTATAGAATCATGTAATCACATCCTCGTCCTTTATAAACTGTTTTGTATTGGACGTTTCTTATTTCAAAGTCTATACATTAGTACTCTGAAGACATCAATa
The window above is part of the Lucilia cuprina isolate Lc7/37 chromosome 6, ASM2204524v1, whole genome shotgun sequence genome. Proteins encoded here:
- the LOC124420504 gene encoding signal transducer and activator of transcription A-like, with the translated sequence MHERGGGLEGDNGELSPKPMTPRRVKRRSVMHRGSNSRQSTASRRSSSHSSHKNTLRGESRGSGGGGGEGSGGAGSTGTHSRSSTRSSRRKYHQNPVTKLLDQQQQQQSTMHIHGHHPKQPVQQFGSFHHKDSTPALTVSNLQSLNQEIHNNINAVSSSINGGGGIGSLTKTNNNHYQSFRKNIPPDPIYYNTNAQTAYLQQQQWQQLQQQTPSPIPTLDEPQSPTLTLTPSLGGGHYNPTYQHSTTNLNDGEHVDELYNNRPPSVRSSYSNFHGARPMSSYLSSTNNTENVFVNLVASNTAQNSATQHPHPPPSPATSSFHQQQQQQLPHESPSTPPLYQQHPLHQQSLSQHNLPPPPPLPDPPYTASQPQPIPFHKRTASRESIRSMAFLNSGPPAYNLNYHTPPDSETTM